TGGCACGCCGAGCTGAAGGCGCACGCGAAGGCCGAAGGCATCGAATTCCTGTCCACCGCCTTCGACATCGACAGCCTGGACTTCCTCGCCGGTCTGGACATGCCCTTCTTCAAGGTGCCCTCCGGCGAACTGACCAACGGTCCGCTGCTCTGGCGCTTCGCACGGCTGCGCAAGCCGCTCGTCGTGTCGACCGGCATGGCCACGCTGTCGGAGGTCGAGCAGGCGCTGGCCGTGATCGCGCATGCCTTCAACGCGGAGAGCGAGCCCGCCGACCTCGACGAGGTCTGGGAAGGCTGGACCCGCCCCGAATGGCGACGTTCCCTCCAGGGCCGCGTGACGGTGCTGCACTGCACCTCCCAATACCCGACCCCGATGGGCGAGGTGAACCTGCTGGCCATGGACACGCTGGCCCAGGCCTTCGGCCTCCCCGTCGGCTATTCGGACCACACCGAGGGCATCCTGATCCCCGTGGCTGCGGTGGCGCGCGGTGCCGTGCTGGTGGAGAAGCACTTCACCCTCGATCGCTCGATGCCCGGGCCGGATCACCGCGCCTCGCTCGAACCTGGCGAACTGACCCAGATGGTGCGCGACATCCGCGCCCTGGCCGTCGCACTCGGCGAGGGGGCCAAGAGTCCGCAGCCCAGCGAATGGAAGACGCGCAAGGCCGCGCGGCAGCAGGTCGTGCTGGCGCGAGCGGTGGAACGCGGCCAGGTGCTGACGCGCGCCGATCTGGCGACGGCCCGCAGCGGCGCCGGTCTGCCGGCGGCCACGCTGTGGCAACTGGTCGGCCAGCCGGCCAATCGCGACTACGCGCAAGGCGACCTCTACCAGCCATGACGCGCGCCAAGGACCTTCCGCTGGTGTTGATCGGTGCGGGCGGCCACGCCAAGGTCGTGCTGTCGCTCGCGCGCGCGCTGGGTCGCGACGTCATCGGCGTCTGCGATCCCGCGCTGGCGCGCGACGGCGCGACCGCGTGGCGTGGCGTTCCGGTGCTCGGCGACGACGAGGCGCTGTCCGCCCTCGACATCGACCGCGTCGGCCTGCTCAACGGCATCGGACAGGTGTCGCACAACAAGGTGCGCCGGACCCTCCACGAGCGATGGACGTCCAAGGGTTTCCGCTTCGTGGCGCTGGCTCATCCCGGCGCCGTGATCGATCCGACGGCGACGCTGGGAGATGGCGCGCAGGTCATGGCCGGGGCGATCGTGCAGGCCGATGCCACGATCGGCGCAAGCACCATCGTCAACACGGGTGTCCGTGTCGATCATGACTGCCGCATCGGCGACCACGTCCACCTTGCGCCCGGTGCCGTGCTGTGCGGGGGCGTCGAGGTCGGGGCCGGCAGTTTCCTCGGTGCCGCGTGCGTCGTGCTGCAGCAGGTGGCGATCGGCGAAGGCGCGATCGTCAGCGCCGGCGCGGTGCTGGCGCGGCCGCTGGCGGCCGGTTCGCTGCATGCGCCGCATCGTCGGCGTCCGGCCCGCGCGCCCGATCCGTCCATGCCAGGAGACGCGGCATGAGTTCGATCGTCACCGACGCCGTCGTGACCCCGTCGAGCGCGGGCACGCCCCTGTCGCCGGGCCGGCTCGCGGCCCCGGCGCGTTTCGAGTCGCTGGACTGGCTGCGCGGCCTGCTGGCGCTCTCGATCATGCTGTACCACCTGAACCTCTGGGAGCTGGTGCAGCCGGACGCCTCGACGGCGCTGGGCCGGCTCGGCGTCTACGGCGTGTCGATGTTCTTCGTGCTCAGCGGTCTCAGCATCGCGATCGCCTACCACCGCTTCCTCCAGGGGCCGGGCAGCACGCCACGGTTCCTGGTCCGCCGGATCTTCCGGATCTGGCCGCTGTTCTGGATCGCCGTCCTGTCGGTGACCGCCATGAACGTCGCCAGCCGCGAGCCGGTCAGCCTCAAGCTCATCGCGCTCAATCTCACGACCCTGTTCGGCTTCATCAGTCCGTCGTCCTACATGACCACGGGCGCCTGGTCGATCGGCAACGAGATGGTCTATTACGCGCTGACGCCGCTGCTGCTGCTCGCCTACCGGCGTTCGCGCGCATGGGGCAACGGCGTGGTGCTGGCTTGCGCGGGCGTGGCGCTGGTGTTCTCGCAGGCGCTGCTGGATCCCGCGGTCCCGCTGTCCCGCCAGTGGGCGACCTACATCAATCCGTTCAACAACCTGTTCCTCTACGCCGCCGGGATCGCCTTGTATTTCAACGCCGGACAGGCCCGACGCCTCGTCACCAGCGCGCTGCTGCTGATCGCGGGCGTGGCCGTCTTCACCGTGTACCCGGTGAGCGGCGACACCGTGAACATCGTCACCGGCCTGAACCGGTGGGTGTTCAGCGCGGCGAGCATCGGCATCGTCCTCGCGGTGTACGGCACCTCGTTGCGGCTGCCGGCCTGGGTCGGCACACCGCTCGTGCACCTGGGTCTCGCGACCTATGGCGTCTATCTGCTGCATCCGGTGATCTGGCGAGCGCTGCATCTGCTGGCGCCGGATCTCGTGGCCTCGTGGGCCGGCTGGGGCATGCTGGCGGCGGTCTCCGCGCTGACGATCGTCGTCTCGCTGCTCATTTATCACCGCATCGAACATCCGATGGTCCTGCTCGGCAAGCGGCTCACCCCCGCCCGACCGTCGTCCGAACCGCCCCGGCCGTGAACCGGCCGTCGAACTTCAAGCTGTTGTCGTCATGAGCACCTGGTCCTCCGTTCTCATCGCCCCTGAGGTCTCCCTGCAGGACGCCATCGCCGCACTCGACCGCGGCGGGCTGCAGATCGCCGTCGTCGTCGATGAGCAGCGCCGCATCCTGGGCACCGTCACCGACGGCGACGTGCGTCGCGCGCTGATCCGCCAGGTCGGCCTGGACGCGCCGATCGCCGAGGTGATGGCGCGCCAGCCGCGCACCGCCCCGGCCGGCTCGACCAAGGAGCGCGTGCTGCAGCTGATGGAGCGCCACCAGGTCTCGCAGATCCCGCTGGTGGACGCCGAAGGCCGCGTCGTAGGCATCGAGACCCTGCACGGCCTGCTGCACGGCAAGCGCCGCGACAACGCGGTGTTCCTGATGGCTGGCGGCTTCGGCACCCGGCTGCAGCCGCTCACCGACAACTGCCCCAAGCCGCTGCTCAACGTGGGCGACAAGCCCATCCTCGAGATCATCATCGAGAACTTCGTGCGCGCCGGGTTCCACCGCTTCTTCATCTCGACGCATTACCTGCCCGAGATGATCCGCGACCACATCGGCGACGGCAGCCGCTGGGACATCGAGGTCCAGTACGTGCACGAGGACGAACCGCTGGGCACCGGCGGCGCGCTGGGGCTGCTGCCGCGCGACGCGATCCGCGAGCCGATGTTCATGATGAACGGCGACCTGCTGACCAACCTCGACTTCAACAAGCTGCTCGACTTCCACGAGAGCCACGACGGCATCGCCACGATGTGCGTGCGCGAGCACGAGCACCGCGTGCCCTACGGCGTGATCGAGGGCGACGGCCAGCGCATCATCTCGATGGTCGAGAAGCCGGCCTACCGCTACTTCATCAACGCCGGCATCTACGTGCTGTCGCCCGCGGTGCTCGACGACGTCGCGCGCGGCCAGCGCATCGACATGCCGACGCTGCTGCAGCAGCAGATGGCCCAGGGCCAGCCGGTCAACATGTTCCCCGTCCACGAGTACTGGCTGGACATCGGCCGCATGGAAGACTTCCAGCGCGCCCAGTACGACGTCGCGGGGCTGTTCCATGGCTGATCCCGTGGTCGGCACGCCGCGCCTGCTCGCGCTCGTCCCCGCCCGCGGGGGCAGCAAGCGGCTGCCGCGCAAGAACGTGCTGCCGCTCGGCGGCCGGCCGCTGATCCGCTGGTCCATCGACGCGGCGCGCGACAGCGGCGTCTGCGTCGACGTGCTGGTCAGCACCGACGACGAGGAGATCGCGCAGACGGCCCGCGCCGCCGGCGCGATGGTCCCCTGGCTGCGCCCGGCCGAGCTGGCCACCGACACCGCCGGCAGCGCCGGCGTCATCGCGCACGCGCTGGCCTGGTACGAGCAGACGCACGGCGCCGTCGACGCGGTGCTGCTGCTGCAGCCGACCAGCCCCTTCCGGAGCGCCGCGGCGATCCGCGGCGCGGTCAACGCCTACGCGGACCAGCCCGGTCCGACGCGCCATCCGGTCGTCAGCGTCAGCCCCGCCGCGTCGCACCCCGCCTGGACCTTCGCCTGGCAGGACGGCGAGCTGCGTCCCAGCCTCGGCTGGGAGCCGCTGGCGCTGCGCTCGCAAGACCTGACCCCGGCCTACGCGCTCAACGGCGCGCTCTACGTGATCCCGGCCGAGGACGCCCGCACCGCCCGCCCCATCGTGCGGCCCGGCGTCCTGCCTTTCGTGATGACCGACGCTCGCGAGAGCCTGGACATCGACACCGCCGACGACTGGGCGCTGGCTTCGCACTGGGCCAACGCGCCCGGCGCCCGCTGAACCCGCCCGTCCCTCGTCCCCTTCCCACGCCTTTCATCGAACGCGCAGCCATGAACCAAAAAGTCGCTCTCATCACCGGCATCACCGGCCAGGACGGTGCCTACCTCGCGGAATTCCTGCTGGACAAGGGCTACGTCGTCCACGGCGTGCGCCGCCGCGCCTCGCTGTTCAACACCGACCGCATCGACCACCTGTACCAGGACCCGCACCTGCCCGACACGCGGCTGTTCCTGCACTACGGCGACATGACGGACTCGTCCAGCCTGGTGCGCATCATCCAGCAGGTCCAGCCCGACGAGATCTACAACCTGGCGGCGCAGTCCCATGTGCACGTGAGCTTCGAGGAGCCCGAGTACACCGCCAATTCGGACGCCATCGGCCCGCTGCGCATCCTGGAGGCGATCCGCCTGCTGGGCCTGCAGAAGAAGACCCGCTTCTACCAGGCCAGCACGTCCGAGATGTACGGCCAGGTGCAGGAGATCCCGCAGAAGGAGACCACGCCCTTCTACCCGCGCAGCCCGTACGGCGTGGCCAAGCTCTACGGCTACTGGATCACGGTGAACTACCGCGAGTCCTACGGCATGTTCGCGTGCAACGGCATCCTCTTCAACCACGAGTCCCCGCTGCGCGGCGAGACCTTCGTGACGCGCAAGATCACGCGCGCGCTGGCCCGCATCAAGCTGGGCCTGCAGAACTGCCTGTACCTGGGCAACATGGACTCGCTGCGCGACTGGGGCCATGCGAAGGACTACGTCGAGGCGCAGTGGCTGATGCTCCAGCAGGACACGCCCGAGGACTACGTCATCGCCACCGGCGTGCAGTACAGCGTGCGCGACTTCGTGAACGCCGCCGCCAAAGAGCTGGAGATGCCGCTGCGCTGGGAAGGCAGCGGCGTCGACGAGAAGGCCTGGCTGGTCGACGCGGACGGCGCCGAGCGTGTCGTCGTCGCGGTGGATCCGCGCTACTTCCGTCCGGCCGAGGTCGAGACGCTGCTGGGCGACCCCAGCAAGGCGAAGAAGCAGCTCGGCTGGGCGCCGAAGATCAGCTTCGAGGAACTGGTTCGCGAGATGACGCGCGAGGACCTGATCAGCGCGCAACGCGACGAGCTGGTCAAGGGCCACGGCTACAAGGCGCTGAACGCGCACGAGTGACCGGCCCGGCATGACACGACACGACTACGCCTGAACCTGGGACCCCGGACATGTCTGACAAGGACACGGCGCGCCTGCAGATGCGCTCGGTCATCGCGTTCTTCAGCGGCAACCTGGGCGCGACCGTGCTCACGCTGCTGGCCACGCTGATGGTCACGCGCTGGACGCCGCCGCACCAGCTCGGCCTGTGGAACCTGATGACGGTGTTCATCAGCTACGCGTCGGCGCTGCAGCTCGGCGTGTTCAACGCGATGAACCGCCAGATCCCGTTCCTGCGCGGCAGCGGCGACACTGTCAAGGCGGAGCTGGCCGGGCAGGTCGGACTGGCCTGGTGCCTGGGCCTGACCGGCCTGACGCTGATGCTGGGACTGGTCGGCATCGCGTACTTCGCCGTGGCCGGGACGCGGGATCAGATGCTCACGGCCACGGCGTTCGTGGTGGTCCTGGCGTCGTCCTGGTCGCTGCAGTTCCTGACCGTGGGCTACAGCACGGCCGGCGCCTTCGGACCGCTGGCGCGCAGGACCACGCTGATCGCCATCGCCGGGCTGCCGCTGGCCCTGCTCGCGCAGCTGCTGGGCTACGCCGGTCTGCTGCTGCGCGCGGCGCTGGTCGCGGTGATCAGCAGCTCGGCGCTGCACTATCAGCGCCCGCTGAAAGTCCGTCCGAAGTGGGACGGCGCGATGTTCCGGCAGCTCGTGCGCATCGGCCTGCCCATCTGGCTGCTGGGGCAGCTCGGCGCGCTGTTCATGACGCTGGACCGGCTCGTGCTGGCCGACTCGCCGCAGCTGCTGGGCTATTACGCCATCGCCGCCCAGTTCGCCGCGCTGGCCGTGATGGTGCCGACGGCCTTCAACTCCGTGCTCTATCCGCAGATGTCGCGCAGCTACGGGGAACACCGGTCGGCGATGGCGCTGTGGCGCCAGGCCTTGCGGGCGAGCCTCGGGATGTTCGCCGCCGGCATGGCCTTCGCGGGGATCTGCTGGCTGACCATCCCGACCTTCGTCACGATGCTGCTGCCCGCCTACGCCCCCGCCATCGAGGCCGCCCGCTGGACGGCGTTGGCTGCCGCCGCGATGACCTTCTCCGCCTTCGGCAACGTGCTGAACGTGCTCGGCCGGCAGGACGTGTACCTGGTGAGCAGCGCCGTGGGCGGCGCCACCTTCTTCGCGACCTGGAAGGGCCTGTCGGCGACCGCGGACGTGTCGCCGCTCGTCGCCGCCGCGCAGTCGATGCTGCTGGCCACCTTCGTCACTTCCGTGTGCGCCATGCTCCTGTGCCGC
This genomic stretch from Mitsuaria sp. 7 harbors:
- the neuB gene encoding N-acetylneuraminate synthase, which gives rise to MSDRSVYVIAEAGVNHNGSLALARQLVSAAAAAGADAVKFQTFDAKKLARASAPKADYQRQTTDQAESQLDMLSKLELPREWHAELKAHAKAEGIEFLSTAFDIDSLDFLAGLDMPFFKVPSGELTNGPLLWRFARLRKPLVVSTGMATLSEVEQALAVIAHAFNAESEPADLDEVWEGWTRPEWRRSLQGRVTVLHCTSQYPTPMGEVNLLAMDTLAQAFGLPVGYSDHTEGILIPVAAVARGAVLVEKHFTLDRSMPGPDHRASLEPGELTQMVRDIRALAVALGEGAKSPQPSEWKTRKAARQQVVLARAVERGQVLTRADLATARSGAGLPAATLWQLVGQPANRDYAQGDLYQP
- a CDS encoding acetyltransferase, whose translation is MTRAKDLPLVLIGAGGHAKVVLSLARALGRDVIGVCDPALARDGATAWRGVPVLGDDEALSALDIDRVGLLNGIGQVSHNKVRRTLHERWTSKGFRFVALAHPGAVIDPTATLGDGAQVMAGAIVQADATIGASTIVNTGVRVDHDCRIGDHVHLAPGAVLCGGVEVGAGSFLGAACVVLQQVAIGEGAIVSAGAVLARPLAAGSLHAPHRRRPARAPDPSMPGDAA
- a CDS encoding acyltransferase — translated: MSSIVTDAVVTPSSAGTPLSPGRLAAPARFESLDWLRGLLALSIMLYHLNLWELVQPDASTALGRLGVYGVSMFFVLSGLSIAIAYHRFLQGPGSTPRFLVRRIFRIWPLFWIAVLSVTAMNVASREPVSLKLIALNLTTLFGFISPSSYMTTGAWSIGNEMVYYALTPLLLLAYRRSRAWGNGVVLACAGVALVFSQALLDPAVPLSRQWATYINPFNNLFLYAAGIALYFNAGQARRLVTSALLLIAGVAVFTVYPVSGDTVNIVTGLNRWVFSAASIGIVLAVYGTSLRLPAWVGTPLVHLGLATYGVYLLHPVIWRALHLLAPDLVASWAGWGMLAAVSALTIVVSLLIYHRIEHPMVLLGKRLTPARPSSEPPRP
- a CDS encoding nucleotidyltransferase family protein; this translates as MSTWSSVLIAPEVSLQDAIAALDRGGLQIAVVVDEQRRILGTVTDGDVRRALIRQVGLDAPIAEVMARQPRTAPAGSTKERVLQLMERHQVSQIPLVDAEGRVVGIETLHGLLHGKRRDNAVFLMAGGFGTRLQPLTDNCPKPLLNVGDKPILEIIIENFVRAGFHRFFISTHYLPEMIRDHIGDGSRWDIEVQYVHEDEPLGTGGALGLLPRDAIREPMFMMNGDLLTNLDFNKLLDFHESHDGIATMCVREHEHRVPYGVIEGDGQRIISMVEKPAYRYFINAGIYVLSPAVLDDVARGQRIDMPTLLQQQMAQGQPVNMFPVHEYWLDIGRMEDFQRAQYDVAGLFHG
- a CDS encoding cytidylyltransferase domain-containing protein encodes the protein MADPVVGTPRLLALVPARGGSKRLPRKNVLPLGGRPLIRWSIDAARDSGVCVDVLVSTDDEEIAQTARAAGAMVPWLRPAELATDTAGSAGVIAHALAWYEQTHGAVDAVLLLQPTSPFRSAAAIRGAVNAYADQPGPTRHPVVSVSPAASHPAWTFAWQDGELRPSLGWEPLALRSQDLTPAYALNGALYVIPAEDARTARPIVRPGVLPFVMTDARESLDIDTADDWALASHWANAPGAR
- the gmd gene encoding GDP-mannose 4,6-dehydratase is translated as MNQKVALITGITGQDGAYLAEFLLDKGYVVHGVRRRASLFNTDRIDHLYQDPHLPDTRLFLHYGDMTDSSSLVRIIQQVQPDEIYNLAAQSHVHVSFEEPEYTANSDAIGPLRILEAIRLLGLQKKTRFYQASTSEMYGQVQEIPQKETTPFYPRSPYGVAKLYGYWITVNYRESYGMFACNGILFNHESPLRGETFVTRKITRALARIKLGLQNCLYLGNMDSLRDWGHAKDYVEAQWLMLQQDTPEDYVIATGVQYSVRDFVNAAAKELEMPLRWEGSGVDEKAWLVDADGAERVVVAVDPRYFRPAEVETLLGDPSKAKKQLGWAPKISFEELVREMTREDLISAQRDELVKGHGYKALNAHE
- a CDS encoding lipopolysaccharide biosynthesis protein, translating into MSDKDTARLQMRSVIAFFSGNLGATVLTLLATLMVTRWTPPHQLGLWNLMTVFISYASALQLGVFNAMNRQIPFLRGSGDTVKAELAGQVGLAWCLGLTGLTLMLGLVGIAYFAVAGTRDQMLTATAFVVVLASSWSLQFLTVGYSTAGAFGPLARRTTLIAIAGLPLALLAQLLGYAGLLLRAALVAVISSSALHYQRPLKVRPKWDGAMFRQLVRIGLPIWLLGQLGALFMTLDRLVLADSPQLLGYYAIAAQFAALAVMVPTAFNSVLYPQMSRSYGEHRSAMALWRQALRASLGMFAAGMAFAGICWLTIPTFVTMLLPAYAPAIEAARWTALAAAAMTFSAFGNVLNVLGRQDVYLVSSAVGGATFFATWKGLSATADVSPLVAAAQSMLLATFVTSVCAMLLCRLLCARLDRRPPTPLTPVGSA